In Aphanothece sacrum FPU1, a single genomic region encodes these proteins:
- a CDS encoding HepT-like ribonuclease domain-containing protein, with the protein MSDKDYALIYEIFDQIDEGISRIFYYFAPIQSPIDFTKNYDNQMRLDAISMMLIAIGESIKKLEKKISPSQFERFPNVDWRGAKGIRDILSHTYFQIQPEVIFQTCREDIPILQTAIQALKSEYNC; encoded by the coding sequence ATGAGCGATAAAGATTATGCTCTCATTTACGAAATTTTCGATCAAATTGATGAGGGAATTTCTAGGATTTTTTATTATTTTGCTCCCATCCAAAGCCCGATAGATTTCACTAAAAATTATGATAATCAGATGCGACTTGATGCGATCTCCATGATGTTAATTGCAATTGGTGAAAGTATAAAAAAGCTTGAAAAAAAAATTTCGCCTTCTCAATTTGAACGCTTTCCTAATGTTGACTGGCGCGGCGCAAAAGGGATTCGTGATATTCTCAGTCATACCTATTTCCAAATTCAACCTGAAGTTATTTTTCAAACCTGTAGGGAAGACATTCCTATTTTACAGACAGCCATTCAAGCTTTAAAATCAGAGTACAATTGCTGA